A stretch of the Diceros bicornis minor isolate mBicDic1 unplaced genomic scaffold, mDicBic1.mat.cur scaffold_301_multi, whole genome shotgun sequence genome encodes the following:
- the DPP9 gene encoding dipeptidyl peptidase 9 isoform X2, which produces MASGTPTPERGDTVEMEDPASRFQVQKHSWDGLRSIIHGSRKNSGLIINKAPHDFQFVQKTDESGPHSHRLYYLGMPYGSRENSLLYSEIPKKVRKEALLLLSWKQMLDHFQATPHHGVYSREEELLRERKRLGVFGITSYDFHSESGLFLFQASNSLFHCRDGGKNGFMVSPMKPLEIKTQCAGPRMDPKICRADPAFFSFVNNSDLWVANLETGEERRLTFCHRGLSNVLDDPRSAGVATFVIQEEFDRFTGYWWCPTASWEGSEGHKTLRILYEEVDESEVEIIHVPSPALEERKTDSYRYPRTGSKNPKIALKLAEFQTDSQGKIVSTQEKELVQPFSTLFPKVEYIARAGWTRDGKYAWAVFLDRPQQRLQLALLPPALFIPTTENEEQRAAFAKAVPRDVQPYVVYEEVTDVWINVHDIFYPFPQSEGDDELCFIRANECKTGFCHLYKVTAILKPRGYDWTEPFSPGEDEFKCPIKEEIALTSGDWEVLARHGSKIWVNEETKLVYFQGTKDTPLEHHLYVVSYESAGEIVRLTTPGFSHSCSMSQNFDMFVSHYSSVGTPPCVHVYKLSGPDDDPLHKQPRFWASMMEAASCPPDYVPPEIFHFHTRTDVRLYGMIYKPHAVQPGKKHPTVLFVYGGPQVQLVTNSFKGIKYLRLNTLASLGYAVVVIDGRGSCQRGLRFEGALKNQMGQVEIEDQVEGLRFVAEKYGFIDLSRVAIHGWSYGGFLSLMGLIHKPQVFKVAIAGAPVTVWMAYDTGYTERYMDVPENNQLGYEAGSVALHVEKLPNEPNRLLILHGFLDENVHFFHTNFLVSQLIRAGKPYQLQVGGSWTCPGPSPGSRRGGQRRVGARPPPRGPLVHCPLPASTPPPTAPLSPGPRLATFIVLYPANTECSPPSDCPLCREHQKRARLAPAHGPVGEVDVTEVVARAFHFKPRNLL; this is translated from the exons ATGGCCAGCGGGACGCCGACGCCCGAGCGGGGCGACACGGTGGAGATGGAGGACCCGGCCTCCCGCTTCCAGGTGCAGAAGCACTCGTGGGACGGGCTCCGGAGCATCATCCATGGCAGCCGCAAGAACTCGGGCCTCATCATCAACAAGGCTCCACACGACTTCCAGTTCGTGCAGAAGACAGATGAGTCCGGCCCCCACTCGCATCGCCTCTACTACCTGG GGATGCCCTATGGCAGCCGAGAGAACTCCCTCCTCTACTCGGAGATCCCCAAGAAGGTCCGGAAGGAGGCCTTGCTGCTGCTGTCTTGGAAGCAGATGCTCGATCATTTCCAG GCCACGCCCCACCATGGGGTCTACTCGCGGGAGGAGGAGCTGCTGCGGGAGCGGAAGCGCCTGGGCGTCTTCGGCATCACGTCCTACGACTTCCACAGCGAGAGCGGCCTGTTCCTCTTCCAGGCCAGCAACAGCCTCTTCCACTGCCGCGACGGGGGCAAGAACGGCTTCATG GTGTCCCCCATGAAGCCGCTGGAGATCAAGACCCAGTGTGCGGGGCCCCGGATGGACCCCAAGATCTGCCGAGCCGACCCCGCCTTCTTTTCCTTCGTCAACAACAGCGACCTGTGGGTCGCCAACCTGGAGACGGGCGAGGAGCGGCGGCTGACTTTCTGCCACAGAG GCTTATCCAATGTCCTCGACGACCCCAGATCCGCAGGCGTAGCGACCTTCGTCATCCAGGAAGAATTTGACCGCTTCACCGGCTACTGGTGGTGCCCCACAGCCTCCTGGGAGG gtTCAGAAGGCCACAAGACGCTGCGAATCCTCTACGAGGAGGTGGATGAGTCCGAGGTGGAGATCATCCACGTGCCCTCCCCTGCACTAGAAGAAAGGAAGACGGACTCCTACCGATACCCCAGGACAG GCAGCAAGAATCCCAAGATCGCCTTGAAACTGGCTGAGTTTCAGACGGATAGTCAGGGCAAG aTCGTCTCGACCCAGGAGAAGGAGCTGGTGCAGCCCTTCAGCACGCTCTTCCCAAAAGTGGAGTACATCGCCAGGGCCGGCTGGACCCGGGACGGAAAATA tgcctgggccgTGTTCCTGGACCGGCCCCAGCAGCGGCTCCAGCTGGCCCTCCTCCCCCCGGCCCTGTTCATCCCCACCACCGAGAACGAGGAACAGCGGGCCGCCTTCGCCAAAGCCGTGCCCAGGGACGTGCAGCCGTACGTGGTGTACGAGGAGGTCACCGACGTGTGGATCAAC GTTCATGACATCTTCTATCCCTTCCCCCAATCAGAGGGAGACGACGAGCTCTGCTTCATCCGCGCCAACGAATGCAAAACCGGCTTCTGCCACCTGTACAAGGTCACCGCCATTCTCAAGCCCAGAGGCTACGACTGGACCGAGCCCTTCAGCCCCGGGGAAG ATGAATTTAAATGCCCCATCAAGGAGGAGATCGCGCTGACCAGCGGTGACTGGGAGGTTTTGGCAAGGCACGGCTCCAAG ATCTGGGTCAACGAGGAGACGAAGCTCGTGTACTTCCAAGGCACGAAGGACACGCCCCTGGAGCACCACCTCTATGTGGTCAGCTACGAGTCGGCCGGCGAGATCGTGCGCCTCACCACGCCCGGCTTCTCCCACAGCTGCTCCATGAGCCAG AACTTCGACATGTTCGTCAGCCACTACAGCAGTGTGGGCACACCGCCCTGCGTGCACGTCTACAAGCTGAGCGGCCCCGACGACGACCCTCTGCACAAGCAGCCCCGGTTCTGGGCCAGCATGATGGAGGCAGCCA GCTGCCCTCCGGATTACGTGCCCCCGGAAATCTTCCATTTCCACACGCGGACCGACGTGCGTCTCTACGGCATGATCTACAAGCCGCACGCCGTGCAGCCAGGGAAGAAGCATCCCACCGTCCTCTTCGTGTATGGAGGCCCCCAG GTGCAGCTGGTGACTAACTCCTTCAAAGGAATCAAGTATTTGCGGCTCAACACGCTGGCATCCCTGGGCTACGCTGTGGTCGTCATAGATGGCAGGGGCTCCTGTCAGCGAGGGCTTCGGTTCGAAGGGGCCCTGAAAAACCAAATG GGCCAGGTGGAGATCGAGGACCAGGTGGAGGGCTTGAGGTTTGTGGCTGAGAAGTACGGCTTCATCGACCTGAGCCGGGTCGCCATCCACGGCTGGTCCTACGGAGGCTTCCTCTCGCTCATGGGGCTGATCCACAAGCCACAGGTGTTCAAG GTGGCCATTGCGGGCGCCCCAGTCACAGTCTGGATGGCTTACGACACAGGGTACACGGAACGCTACATGGACGTCCCGGAGAACAACCAGCTCGGCTACGAGGCGGGTTCCGTGGCCCTGCACGTGGAGAAGCTGCCCAATGA GCCCAACCGCCTGCTCATCCTGCACGGCTTCCTGGATGAGAACGTGCACTTTTTCCACACCAACTTCCTCGTCTCCCAGCTGATCCGAGCGGGGAAACCTTACCAGCTCCAGGTGGGTGGCTCCTGGACGTGTCCGGGCCCCTCCCCAGGGAGCCGGCGGGGTGGGCAGCGGCGGGTCGGGGCCAGGCCGCCTCCCCGGGGGCCTCTGGTTCACTGTCCGCTGCccgcctccaccccacccccgacTGCCCCGCTCTCACCTGGGCCCCGTCTGGCGACGTTCATTGTCCTTTATCCAGCAAACACGGAGTGCTCGCCCCCGTCTGACTGCCCCTTGTGCCGGGAACACCAGAAACGGGCCAGACTCGCCCCAGCCCACGGCCCAGTGGGGGAGGTAGATGTTACCGAAGTCGTTGCGCGTGCGTTTCATTTCAAACCAAGAAACTTGCTCTGA
- the DPP9 gene encoding dipeptidyl peptidase 9 isoform X1: MRKTKRLRLDNESAESRRSFSLNSEGAERMASGTPTPERGDTVEMEDPASRFQVQKHSWDGLRSIIHGSRKNSGLIINKAPHDFQFVQKTDESGPHSHRLYYLGMPYGSRENSLLYSEIPKKVRKEALLLLSWKQMLDHFQATPHHGVYSREEELLRERKRLGVFGITSYDFHSESGLFLFQASNSLFHCRDGGKNGFMVSPMKPLEIKTQCAGPRMDPKICRADPAFFSFVNNSDLWVANLETGEERRLTFCHRGLSNVLDDPRSAGVATFVIQEEFDRFTGYWWCPTASWEGSEGHKTLRILYEEVDESEVEIIHVPSPALEERKTDSYRYPRTGSKNPKIALKLAEFQTDSQGKIVSTQEKELVQPFSTLFPKVEYIARAGWTRDGKYAWAVFLDRPQQRLQLALLPPALFIPTTENEEQRAAFAKAVPRDVQPYVVYEEVTDVWINVHDIFYPFPQSEGDDELCFIRANECKTGFCHLYKVTAILKPRGYDWTEPFSPGEDEFKCPIKEEIALTSGDWEVLARHGSKIWVNEETKLVYFQGTKDTPLEHHLYVVSYESAGEIVRLTTPGFSHSCSMSQNFDMFVSHYSSVGTPPCVHVYKLSGPDDDPLHKQPRFWASMMEAASCPPDYVPPEIFHFHTRTDVRLYGMIYKPHAVQPGKKHPTVLFVYGGPQVQLVTNSFKGIKYLRLNTLASLGYAVVVIDGRGSCQRGLRFEGALKNQMGQVEIEDQVEGLRFVAEKYGFIDLSRVAIHGWSYGGFLSLMGLIHKPQVFKVAIAGAPVTVWMAYDTGYTERYMDVPENNQLGYEAGSVALHVEKLPNEPNRLLILHGFLDENVHFFHTNFLVSQLIRAGKPYQLQVGGSWTCPGPSPGSRRGGQRRVGARPPPRGPLVHCPLPASTPPPTAPLSPGPRLATFIVLYPANTECSPPSDCPLCREHQKRARLAPAHGPVGEVDVTEVVARAFHFKPRNLL, from the exons ATGCGGAAGACTAAGAGGCTGCGTCTGGACAACGAGAGCGCAGAGAGTCGGAGAAG CTTCTCGCTGAATTCTGAGGGGGCCGAGAGGATGGCCAGCGGGACGCCGACGCCCGAGCGGGGCGACACGGTGGAGATGGAGGACCCGGCCTCCCGCTTCCAGGTGCAGAAGCACTCGTGGGACGGGCTCCGGAGCATCATCCATGGCAGCCGCAAGAACTCGGGCCTCATCATCAACAAGGCTCCACACGACTTCCAGTTCGTGCAGAAGACAGATGAGTCCGGCCCCCACTCGCATCGCCTCTACTACCTGG GGATGCCCTATGGCAGCCGAGAGAACTCCCTCCTCTACTCGGAGATCCCCAAGAAGGTCCGGAAGGAGGCCTTGCTGCTGCTGTCTTGGAAGCAGATGCTCGATCATTTCCAG GCCACGCCCCACCATGGGGTCTACTCGCGGGAGGAGGAGCTGCTGCGGGAGCGGAAGCGCCTGGGCGTCTTCGGCATCACGTCCTACGACTTCCACAGCGAGAGCGGCCTGTTCCTCTTCCAGGCCAGCAACAGCCTCTTCCACTGCCGCGACGGGGGCAAGAACGGCTTCATG GTGTCCCCCATGAAGCCGCTGGAGATCAAGACCCAGTGTGCGGGGCCCCGGATGGACCCCAAGATCTGCCGAGCCGACCCCGCCTTCTTTTCCTTCGTCAACAACAGCGACCTGTGGGTCGCCAACCTGGAGACGGGCGAGGAGCGGCGGCTGACTTTCTGCCACAGAG GCTTATCCAATGTCCTCGACGACCCCAGATCCGCAGGCGTAGCGACCTTCGTCATCCAGGAAGAATTTGACCGCTTCACCGGCTACTGGTGGTGCCCCACAGCCTCCTGGGAGG gtTCAGAAGGCCACAAGACGCTGCGAATCCTCTACGAGGAGGTGGATGAGTCCGAGGTGGAGATCATCCACGTGCCCTCCCCTGCACTAGAAGAAAGGAAGACGGACTCCTACCGATACCCCAGGACAG GCAGCAAGAATCCCAAGATCGCCTTGAAACTGGCTGAGTTTCAGACGGATAGTCAGGGCAAG aTCGTCTCGACCCAGGAGAAGGAGCTGGTGCAGCCCTTCAGCACGCTCTTCCCAAAAGTGGAGTACATCGCCAGGGCCGGCTGGACCCGGGACGGAAAATA tgcctgggccgTGTTCCTGGACCGGCCCCAGCAGCGGCTCCAGCTGGCCCTCCTCCCCCCGGCCCTGTTCATCCCCACCACCGAGAACGAGGAACAGCGGGCCGCCTTCGCCAAAGCCGTGCCCAGGGACGTGCAGCCGTACGTGGTGTACGAGGAGGTCACCGACGTGTGGATCAAC GTTCATGACATCTTCTATCCCTTCCCCCAATCAGAGGGAGACGACGAGCTCTGCTTCATCCGCGCCAACGAATGCAAAACCGGCTTCTGCCACCTGTACAAGGTCACCGCCATTCTCAAGCCCAGAGGCTACGACTGGACCGAGCCCTTCAGCCCCGGGGAAG ATGAATTTAAATGCCCCATCAAGGAGGAGATCGCGCTGACCAGCGGTGACTGGGAGGTTTTGGCAAGGCACGGCTCCAAG ATCTGGGTCAACGAGGAGACGAAGCTCGTGTACTTCCAAGGCACGAAGGACACGCCCCTGGAGCACCACCTCTATGTGGTCAGCTACGAGTCGGCCGGCGAGATCGTGCGCCTCACCACGCCCGGCTTCTCCCACAGCTGCTCCATGAGCCAG AACTTCGACATGTTCGTCAGCCACTACAGCAGTGTGGGCACACCGCCCTGCGTGCACGTCTACAAGCTGAGCGGCCCCGACGACGACCCTCTGCACAAGCAGCCCCGGTTCTGGGCCAGCATGATGGAGGCAGCCA GCTGCCCTCCGGATTACGTGCCCCCGGAAATCTTCCATTTCCACACGCGGACCGACGTGCGTCTCTACGGCATGATCTACAAGCCGCACGCCGTGCAGCCAGGGAAGAAGCATCCCACCGTCCTCTTCGTGTATGGAGGCCCCCAG GTGCAGCTGGTGACTAACTCCTTCAAAGGAATCAAGTATTTGCGGCTCAACACGCTGGCATCCCTGGGCTACGCTGTGGTCGTCATAGATGGCAGGGGCTCCTGTCAGCGAGGGCTTCGGTTCGAAGGGGCCCTGAAAAACCAAATG GGCCAGGTGGAGATCGAGGACCAGGTGGAGGGCTTGAGGTTTGTGGCTGAGAAGTACGGCTTCATCGACCTGAGCCGGGTCGCCATCCACGGCTGGTCCTACGGAGGCTTCCTCTCGCTCATGGGGCTGATCCACAAGCCACAGGTGTTCAAG GTGGCCATTGCGGGCGCCCCAGTCACAGTCTGGATGGCTTACGACACAGGGTACACGGAACGCTACATGGACGTCCCGGAGAACAACCAGCTCGGCTACGAGGCGGGTTCCGTGGCCCTGCACGTGGAGAAGCTGCCCAATGA GCCCAACCGCCTGCTCATCCTGCACGGCTTCCTGGATGAGAACGTGCACTTTTTCCACACCAACTTCCTCGTCTCCCAGCTGATCCGAGCGGGGAAACCTTACCAGCTCCAGGTGGGTGGCTCCTGGACGTGTCCGGGCCCCTCCCCAGGGAGCCGGCGGGGTGGGCAGCGGCGGGTCGGGGCCAGGCCGCCTCCCCGGGGGCCTCTGGTTCACTGTCCGCTGCccgcctccaccccacccccgacTGCCCCGCTCTCACCTGGGCCCCGTCTGGCGACGTTCATTGTCCTTTATCCAGCAAACACGGAGTGCTCGCCCCCGTCTGACTGCCCCTTGTGCCGGGAACACCAGAAACGGGCCAGACTCGCCCCAGCCCACGGCCCAGTGGGGGAGGTAGATGTTACCGAAGTCGTTGCGCGTGCGTTTCATTTCAAACCAAGAAACTTGCTCTGA
- the DPP9 gene encoding dipeptidyl peptidase 9 isoform X3 gives MRKTKRLRLDNESAESRRSFSLNSEGAERMASGTPTPERGDTVEMEDPASRFQVQKHSWDGLRSIIHGSRKNSGLIINKAPHDFQFVQKTDESGPHSHRLYYLGMPYGSRENSLLYSEIPKKVRKEALLLLSWKQMLDHFQATPHHGVYSREEELLRERKRLGVFGITSYDFHSESGLFLFQASNSLFHCRDGGKNGFMVSPMKPLEIKTQCAGPRMDPKICRADPAFFSFVNNSDLWVANLETGEERRLTFCHRGLSNVLDDPRSAGVATFVIQEEFDRFTGYWWCPTASWEGSEGHKTLRILYEEVDESEVEIIHVPSPALEERKTDSYRYPRTGSKNPKIALKLAEFQTDSQGKIVSTQEKELVQPFSTLFPKVEYIARAGWTRDGKYAWAVFLDRPQQRLQLALLPPALFIPTTENEEQRAAFAKAVPRDVQPYVVYEEVTDVWINVHDIFYPFPQSEGDDELCFIRANECKTGFCHLYKVTAILKPRGYDWTEPFSPGEDEFKCPIKEEIALTSGDWEVLARHGSKIWVNEETKLVYFQGTKDTPLEHHLYVVSYESAGEIVRLTTPGFSHSCSMSQNFDMFVSHYSSVGTPPCVHVYKLSGPDDDPLHKQPRFWASMMEAASCPPDYVPPEIFHFHTRTDVRLYGMIYKPHAVQPGKKHPTVLFVYGGPQVQLVTNSFKGIKYLRLNTLASLGYAVVVIDGRGSCQRGLRFEGALKNQMGQVEIEDQVEGLRFVAEKYGFIDLSRVAIHGWSYGGFLSLMGLIHKPQVFKVAIAGAPVTVWMAYDTGYTERYMDVPENNQLGYEAGSVALHVEKLPNEPNRLLILHGFLDENVHFFHTNFLVSQLIRAGKPYQLQQTRSARPRLTAPCAGNTRNGPDSPQPTAQWGR, from the exons ATGCGGAAGACTAAGAGGCTGCGTCTGGACAACGAGAGCGCAGAGAGTCGGAGAAG CTTCTCGCTGAATTCTGAGGGGGCCGAGAGGATGGCCAGCGGGACGCCGACGCCCGAGCGGGGCGACACGGTGGAGATGGAGGACCCGGCCTCCCGCTTCCAGGTGCAGAAGCACTCGTGGGACGGGCTCCGGAGCATCATCCATGGCAGCCGCAAGAACTCGGGCCTCATCATCAACAAGGCTCCACACGACTTCCAGTTCGTGCAGAAGACAGATGAGTCCGGCCCCCACTCGCATCGCCTCTACTACCTGG GGATGCCCTATGGCAGCCGAGAGAACTCCCTCCTCTACTCGGAGATCCCCAAGAAGGTCCGGAAGGAGGCCTTGCTGCTGCTGTCTTGGAAGCAGATGCTCGATCATTTCCAG GCCACGCCCCACCATGGGGTCTACTCGCGGGAGGAGGAGCTGCTGCGGGAGCGGAAGCGCCTGGGCGTCTTCGGCATCACGTCCTACGACTTCCACAGCGAGAGCGGCCTGTTCCTCTTCCAGGCCAGCAACAGCCTCTTCCACTGCCGCGACGGGGGCAAGAACGGCTTCATG GTGTCCCCCATGAAGCCGCTGGAGATCAAGACCCAGTGTGCGGGGCCCCGGATGGACCCCAAGATCTGCCGAGCCGACCCCGCCTTCTTTTCCTTCGTCAACAACAGCGACCTGTGGGTCGCCAACCTGGAGACGGGCGAGGAGCGGCGGCTGACTTTCTGCCACAGAG GCTTATCCAATGTCCTCGACGACCCCAGATCCGCAGGCGTAGCGACCTTCGTCATCCAGGAAGAATTTGACCGCTTCACCGGCTACTGGTGGTGCCCCACAGCCTCCTGGGAGG gtTCAGAAGGCCACAAGACGCTGCGAATCCTCTACGAGGAGGTGGATGAGTCCGAGGTGGAGATCATCCACGTGCCCTCCCCTGCACTAGAAGAAAGGAAGACGGACTCCTACCGATACCCCAGGACAG GCAGCAAGAATCCCAAGATCGCCTTGAAACTGGCTGAGTTTCAGACGGATAGTCAGGGCAAG aTCGTCTCGACCCAGGAGAAGGAGCTGGTGCAGCCCTTCAGCACGCTCTTCCCAAAAGTGGAGTACATCGCCAGGGCCGGCTGGACCCGGGACGGAAAATA tgcctgggccgTGTTCCTGGACCGGCCCCAGCAGCGGCTCCAGCTGGCCCTCCTCCCCCCGGCCCTGTTCATCCCCACCACCGAGAACGAGGAACAGCGGGCCGCCTTCGCCAAAGCCGTGCCCAGGGACGTGCAGCCGTACGTGGTGTACGAGGAGGTCACCGACGTGTGGATCAAC GTTCATGACATCTTCTATCCCTTCCCCCAATCAGAGGGAGACGACGAGCTCTGCTTCATCCGCGCCAACGAATGCAAAACCGGCTTCTGCCACCTGTACAAGGTCACCGCCATTCTCAAGCCCAGAGGCTACGACTGGACCGAGCCCTTCAGCCCCGGGGAAG ATGAATTTAAATGCCCCATCAAGGAGGAGATCGCGCTGACCAGCGGTGACTGGGAGGTTTTGGCAAGGCACGGCTCCAAG ATCTGGGTCAACGAGGAGACGAAGCTCGTGTACTTCCAAGGCACGAAGGACACGCCCCTGGAGCACCACCTCTATGTGGTCAGCTACGAGTCGGCCGGCGAGATCGTGCGCCTCACCACGCCCGGCTTCTCCCACAGCTGCTCCATGAGCCAG AACTTCGACATGTTCGTCAGCCACTACAGCAGTGTGGGCACACCGCCCTGCGTGCACGTCTACAAGCTGAGCGGCCCCGACGACGACCCTCTGCACAAGCAGCCCCGGTTCTGGGCCAGCATGATGGAGGCAGCCA GCTGCCCTCCGGATTACGTGCCCCCGGAAATCTTCCATTTCCACACGCGGACCGACGTGCGTCTCTACGGCATGATCTACAAGCCGCACGCCGTGCAGCCAGGGAAGAAGCATCCCACCGTCCTCTTCGTGTATGGAGGCCCCCAG GTGCAGCTGGTGACTAACTCCTTCAAAGGAATCAAGTATTTGCGGCTCAACACGCTGGCATCCCTGGGCTACGCTGTGGTCGTCATAGATGGCAGGGGCTCCTGTCAGCGAGGGCTTCGGTTCGAAGGGGCCCTGAAAAACCAAATG GGCCAGGTGGAGATCGAGGACCAGGTGGAGGGCTTGAGGTTTGTGGCTGAGAAGTACGGCTTCATCGACCTGAGCCGGGTCGCCATCCACGGCTGGTCCTACGGAGGCTTCCTCTCGCTCATGGGGCTGATCCACAAGCCACAGGTGTTCAAG GTGGCCATTGCGGGCGCCCCAGTCACAGTCTGGATGGCTTACGACACAGGGTACACGGAACGCTACATGGACGTCCCGGAGAACAACCAGCTCGGCTACGAGGCGGGTTCCGTGGCCCTGCACGTGGAGAAGCTGCCCAATGA GCCCAACCGCCTGCTCATCCTGCACGGCTTCCTGGATGAGAACGTGCACTTTTTCCACACCAACTTCCTCGTCTCCCAGCTGATCCGAGCGGGGAAACCTTACCAGCTCCAG CAAACACGGAGTGCTCGCCCCCGTCTGACTGCCCCTTGTGCCGGGAACACCAGAAACGGGCCAGACTCGCCCCAGCCCACGGCCCAGTGGGGGAGGTAG